The sequence CCTCAGGCATACTGCGTCGCCGACCTTTTGGAACCGCCTCCACGATATCAGCAGGAAAGAAGGGCACTTCCTCTCGTCGGTGAGTTGGAGATGTTACAAGCGGAGCTTTACCGCTGCCGGACGCGATCATCCAACGGCAATGaggtagagagagagctttTGGATGCGGATGCTGAGCATCTGAGCCAATGGATAGAGCATCTAGAGCATCTTGTGTACATGGAGGCGGCAACCACAATCCCTTCTAGATACCAACAAGAGTGCATGGCTGTCACGATATTTAAACGAGTCTTTAAACGCAATAAAAACCGCCAAGCTTGAACTTTGCATAAACTgtgtcttttgttttatgACATGTATgtgtatacatatatacatacatacatatattgTAATGATTGAGCTTGATCATATATACTTGATCAATACTGTTCTGGCAAGTCTCTACCAGTCCTGAACGCCCCCGGTGCGGATAACTCTACCAGCATCCTCGTCCCTCTCTCCTTCAGTAACTGCCCGAATAAATTGCCCTccgatggatggatggcccGCACCCatctccttgag comes from Trichoderma asperellum chromosome 3, complete sequence and encodes:
- a CDS encoding uncharacterized protein (EggNog:ENOG41), whose protein sequence is MPFKNLAQTRVRLPLAFEDIFDTLTGRWFRPVHADQLMQPCRRNPQAYCVADLLEPPPRYQQERRALPLVGELEMLQAELYRCRTRSSNGNEVERELLDADAEHLSQWIEHLEHLVYMEAATTIPSRYQQECMAVTIFKRVFKRNKNRQA